TCAGATCGGGGCAGTCGGACAGCGCCCGGTCCACGAGAGCCGCACCGTATTTGCCCACCAGCGTCTTGACCCGGTCCGCCGGACGCAAGCCCAGGAACGACCGTTCCTGATCGAACTGAGCCTGGACGAAGCGTGCAATGTGTGGGCCTGCGGTCTTGGCCCAGGCCTTAAGGCTTTCCGGGTTGCGATCGGCTTGAGCGCGGTGGGCGTCCGGCATGTGAGTCGGATCGGTGGTCAGTCCGCCCATGGCGTTGCTGCGTGCGTGGTGGGCCACTTTCTTGCCGTCGTGAAAGAGTTCGACCACCTCGTGGGTGAGGCGGGCGGACACATGTTGACCGGTCAAGCGATGGGGCACGGAATACCGGTGCTTCCTCACCAGGACGTGGTAGCCGCCGTCCACCCGGATTTTCGGGACGATGTCCGCATGGACATAGCGATCAGGCGGTAGGGGCCGGAGTGCGGGTTGATCGATCGCTTCGAAACGCTGCCGGCGGGACGGCATGCCGTTGGACATTGGCTGGTTGTTCGCGTCCTCCAACAGCACCGCGATCCGCTCGTTGATTTCGTCGATGGAGTAGAAGGTGAAACTCCGCAGCCGGGTCAGCATTTGATTCTTGAAAATCTTGACGCTCGCTTCGACCACGGCCTTGTCCTTGGGGTGGTGCGGCCGTGCCGGCAGGATCGTCACGCCATAGTGCTTGGCCAGATCCTCGTAGCAACGTTGAAGTTCGAGGTCGGTCCCGGTTCGCACGACGGCGCACTTGGCGTTGTCGGGGACAAATACTGCAGGCGCGCCGCCGAAGAACGCCAGCATGTCGGCATGGGCGCGCAGGAACTCTGGAATCGACTGCGCGTGGATGGCCTTGACGAAGAAATAGGAACTGGCATCGCAGCTGCCGACGAAGATCACCACCTTCACCTTCTTCCCGGTCTTCGGATCCAGGTAGTGCGGAACATGGCCCGAGAAGTCGACGGACATCCGTTCGCCGGGGTTATGCTGCATGTGCATGAACGTCGGCATCGTCTTCCGAAAGGCGCGGAGCCCTTTGGCGATGCTCGAATACGATCGGTGGTGGGGATACGCCTGTCGTTGGTAGTCCACATACCAGACCATCAACGGCATCCGTTTGGCTGTCAGCTCATCACACAGCTTGGCGTAGTCGAACGGGGGCAGCACCTTGCCGCCGCCCGGCCGCTTGTTGAGAACGGCATCAATGCGATCCGCGGGCCAATGTTCAACGGTTGACCAAGTCAGCTGCTTGAACTGCGCAGCGCGCCGGTAGCGACAGACCGCACTCTTGGACAAGCCGGTCGCGGCCTGAATCTCTCGGCTGGTCAGGTAGGTGGTGAGCATGAGTTTCAACGCTTCGCGCTGTTTGGTCATGGAGCGGGCCATGGGCAATCCTGTGCGGGGGCGTCGCAGTCCGTGCGACGCAGTCAAAAGGTTGGGCAATAGATGCCCGTGCCCCCGGGTCGGGGGCTCTTGACAGGGTGGGGTGGCGGCCCTAGGTTGTTCTCGCAGCGGGTTGTCAAATCTCTGCGAT
This DNA window, taken from Luteibacter sp. 9135, encodes the following:
- the istA gene encoding IS21 family transposase — translated: MARSMTKQREALKLMLTTYLTSREIQAATGLSKSAVCRYRRAAQFKQLTWSTVEHWPADRIDAVLNKRPGGGKVLPPFDYAKLCDELTAKRMPLMVWYVDYQRQAYPHHRSYSSIAKGLRAFRKTMPTFMHMQHNPGERMSVDFSGHVPHYLDPKTGKKVKVVIFVGSCDASSYFFVKAIHAQSIPEFLRAHADMLAFFGGAPAVFVPDNAKCAVVRTGTDLELQRCYEDLAKHYGVTILPARPHHPKDKAVVEASVKIFKNQMLTRLRSFTFYSIDEINERIAVLLEDANNQPMSNGMPSRRQRFEAIDQPALRPLPPDRYVHADIVPKIRVDGGYHVLVRKHRYSVPHRLTGQHVSARLTHEVVELFHDGKKVAHHARSNAMGGLTTDPTHMPDAHRAQADRNPESLKAWAKTAGPHIARFVQAQFDQERSFLGLRPADRVKTLVGKYGAALVDRALSDCPDLKTANVTDLQRKLSVMAKEGATTPARRSSNARGSRTFKSPEFPHARPVS